From the genome of Deltaproteobacteria bacterium, one region includes:
- a CDS encoding 3-keto-5-aminohexanoate cleavage protein, with translation MKEKIIINCAVTGSIHIPSMTPYLPITPEQIAQEAIDACSAGASTVHLHARDPRTGQPTMNLDLFGRFCREITGKSDVIICITTGGAPNMSPEERMAAVERFKPELASINMGSMNFGLFPLMERIKKYKWEWEKEYLEGSKDLVFKNTFHDQERILTIMHDNGTKPELECYDMAHLYNAAYWADKGVLHPPFWLQFILGIMGGIQPSVENLVFMKNTADRLFGKDYVWSALPVGRHEFNLCTVAAIMGGNVRVGLEDNIYLSRGTLARSNTEMVEKMVRILGELGMKPASAEETRSILKLKGKQETSY, from the coding sequence ATGAAGGAAAAGATCATCATCAATTGTGCGGTTACCGGTTCCATTCACATCCCAAGCATGACCCCCTATCTGCCTATCACCCCCGAACAGATCGCCCAGGAGGCCATCGATGCATGCAGTGCTGGCGCCAGCACGGTTCACCTCCACGCCAGGGACCCCAGGACCGGCCAGCCCACCATGAATCTCGACCTCTTCGGCCGGTTCTGCCGGGAGATCACCGGGAAGAGCGACGTAATAATATGCATCACCACAGGCGGTGCTCCCAATATGAGTCCGGAAGAACGCATGGCAGCCGTCGAAAGGTTCAAGCCGGAACTGGCCTCTATCAACATGGGATCGATGAATTTCGGCCTCTTTCCCTTGATGGAGAGGATCAAGAAATACAAGTGGGAATGGGAGAAGGAGTACCTGGAGGGTTCAAAGGATCTCGTCTTCAAGAACACCTTCCACGACCAGGAAAGAATCCTCACAATCATGCATGATAACGGCACCAAACCCGAACTCGAGTGCTACGACATGGCCCACCTCTACAACGCGGCCTACTGGGCGGACAAGGGCGTTCTCCATCCCCCTTTCTGGCTGCAGTTTATCCTGGGAATCATGGGAGGCATACAGCCCTCTGTTGAAAACCTGGTCTTCATGAAAAACACGGCAGACAGACTCTTCGGCAAAGATTATGTCTGGTCAGCCTTACCAGTGGGCCGTCACGAATTCAATCTCTGCACCGTGGCGGCCATAATGGGGGGCAATGTGCGGGTCGGCCTGGAAGACAACATCTATTTGAGCAGGGGAACCCTCGCCCGAAGCAACACGGAAATGGTGGAAAAGATGGTGCGTATCCTCGGAGAGCTGGGGATGAAACCCGCATCAGCCGAAGAGACACGGAGTATACTGAAACTTAAGGGCAAGCAAGAAACGAGCTACTAG
- the hemG gene encoding protoporphyrinogen oxidase, translating into MRRVVVVGGGISGLSTAFFLQERIRERRAPIEVFLIEKEAHPGGSILTERMGDFILEGGPDCFLSEKPWALRLCERLGMEDELLNTSENRRTFILWRGRLHALPEGFMLLVPTSFMPFVMSSLVSPFGKIRMAMDLFIPARKSDGEESLADFVSRRLGREALEKIAEPLVAGIHASVPETMSLKATFPRFLELEQEYGSLIRGMLVRRKKFARYVKNRKGPERTMFVTLKKGMGDLVEAILARLNSGSVLLGKEVAALGRRGPEGSPHYFIETEGGEKFEAEALVLATPAFVSGRLLGTLDRPLADILQTIPYVSSAIVHLAYRRSQISHPLDGFGFVVPRREKRSIMASTWTSVKFAHRVPDGHVLLRVFVGGAKNRTALGLDDHEMVAMCREELRQIMGIEAEPLFTRVYRWERSMPQYTLGHLERVARIQELISRHPGIFLTGCAYRGVGISDCIHEGEQAAERILDYLGDRQRGSETNLPASRGNMERHL; encoded by the coding sequence TTGAGACGCGTCGTGGTTGTGGGTGGGGGGATATCCGGGCTTTCAACGGCTTTTTTCCTCCAGGAGAGAATAAGAGAGAGGCGAGCGCCCATCGAGGTCTTTCTCATCGAGAAAGAGGCTCATCCGGGTGGATCGATTCTTACCGAGAGGATGGGGGATTTCATTCTCGAGGGGGGGCCCGACTGCTTCCTGTCGGAGAAGCCATGGGCCCTGAGACTATGCGAGCGGCTGGGCATGGAAGACGAGCTCCTGAATACCAGCGAGAACCGCCGGACCTTTATCCTCTGGCGGGGCAGACTCCATGCTCTTCCAGAGGGGTTCATGCTTCTGGTCCCGACGAGCTTCATGCCCTTTGTTATGAGCAGTCTTGTCAGCCCCTTTGGAAAGATCCGGATGGCAATGGACCTCTTTATTCCTGCCAGGAAGAGCGACGGGGAAGAGAGCCTGGCGGACTTTGTCTCCCGCCGTCTCGGCAGGGAGGCACTCGAGAAGATCGCCGAACCTCTGGTGGCGGGAATCCATGCATCGGTTCCGGAGACTATGAGCCTCAAGGCGACATTTCCCAGGTTCCTCGAGCTGGAGCAAGAGTACGGCAGTCTTATCCGCGGCATGCTCGTGCGACGGAAGAAGTTCGCCCGGTACGTCAAGAACAGGAAAGGGCCAGAGAGGACCATGTTTGTGACGTTGAAGAAAGGGATGGGTGATCTGGTGGAGGCTATCCTCGCCAGGCTGAACTCCGGCTCGGTCCTCCTGGGGAAAGAGGTGGCCGCCCTGGGGCGGAGAGGGCCGGAGGGCTCGCCTCATTACTTCATCGAGACAGAGGGGGGCGAGAAATTCGAAGCCGAGGCCCTGGTCTTGGCCACTCCCGCCTTTGTGAGCGGCCGCCTCCTGGGGACCCTAGACAGGCCCCTGGCCGACATTCTCCAAACCATTCCCTACGTCTCTTCGGCTATCGTCCACCTGGCATACAGAAGATCCCAGATCAGCCATCCTCTGGATGGATTCGGGTTTGTGGTTCCCCGGAGAGAGAAGAGAAGCATCATGGCCTCCACGTGGACTTCGGTCAAATTCGCGCACCGTGTTCCTGACGGCCATGTCCTTCTCAGGGTCTTTGTGGGTGGGGCAAAAAACCGGACTGCCCTCGGCCTCGATGATCATGAGATGGTGGCCATGTGCAGGGAGGAGTTGAGGCAGATCATGGGAATAGAAGCCGAGCCCCTATTCACAAGGGTCTATCGGTGGGAGAGATCCATGCCGCAGTACACTCTGGGACACCTGGAGCGGGTGGCCCGGATCCAAGAGCTGATCTCGCGTCATCCGGGGATATTCCTGACGGGGTGTGCCTACCGGGGAGTGGGTATCAGCGACTGCATCCACGAAGGGGAACAGGCAGCGGAAAGGATCTTGGATTACCTCGGCGATAGGCAGAGAGGCTCAGAAACTAACCTACCAGCCTCCCGCGGTAACATGGAGAGGCATCTCTAG
- the hemH gene encoding ferrochelatase, whose product MSNLCPDAAVLVMSFGGPSRMEEVEDFLERFLGKRPLPEERVAAIKEKYRLIGGGSPLAEITRRQAEAIESELAGRGCNIRVAVGMRFSEPSVEHAVGRLAGWGIRKLAALPLTPHRSRLSTGPYFTALKEAVEQRKAGFEVLPVAGWHTHPLFLQALEERINEGLSLFAHDSRERVEIIFSAHSLPEMSVAGDPYVEEILETIRGVSERIGQVRWHLAFQSKAPGPGPWLGPDVAEVMTDLSAKGRSSVLVVPVGFVSDHLETLYDLDIEYRNHAEALGMEYERSPSLNDSSTFIRALAEVVLERLEKEAGANGPGIGEKMEKSL is encoded by the coding sequence ATGAGCAACCTTTGCCCGGATGCCGCGGTTCTTGTCATGTCTTTTGGCGGGCCATCACGGATGGAGGAGGTGGAGGATTTTCTTGAAAGATTCCTGGGCAAGAGGCCTCTCCCGGAGGAGAGAGTCGCGGCCATCAAGGAGAAATACCGGCTCATCGGAGGGGGGTCTCCTCTTGCGGAGATCACACGGCGACAGGCAGAGGCTATCGAGTCGGAACTCGCCGGAAGGGGCTGCAACATCAGAGTAGCCGTGGGTATGCGTTTTTCAGAGCCCTCGGTCGAGCATGCGGTGGGGCGCCTGGCAGGGTGGGGTATCCGAAAGTTGGCGGCCTTACCCCTGACCCCTCATAGATCGAGACTCAGCACGGGACCCTATTTTACCGCTCTCAAGGAGGCGGTCGAGCAGAGGAAGGCCGGCTTCGAAGTGCTGCCCGTTGCGGGATGGCACACGCATCCTCTGTTTCTCCAAGCCCTGGAAGAGAGGATCAACGAAGGGCTTTCTCTCTTTGCCCATGATTCCAGGGAGAGGGTTGAGATCATCTTCAGCGCTCACAGCCTTCCGGAGATGTCCGTGGCCGGTGATCCCTATGTCGAAGAGATCCTTGAAACAATCCGGGGCGTCTCAGAACGGATCGGTCAGGTGAGATGGCATCTGGCCTTTCAGAGTAAGGCACCAGGGCCGGGACCCTGGTTGGGACCGGACGTGGCGGAGGTTATGACCGATCTCTCTGCAAAAGGACGGTCCAGTGTTTTGGTGGTTCCCGTGGGCTTCGTCTCCGACCATCTGGAGACACTCTATGATCTCGACATAGAGTACAGGAATCATGCAGAGGCCCTTGGCATGGAGTACGAGAGATCACCCTCGCTGAACGATTCCTCCACGTTTATTCGGGCCCTTGCCGAGGTAGTGTTGGAACGGCTTGAAAAGGAGGCAGGAGCTAACGGCCCTGGAATTGGTGAGAAGATGGAGAAATCCCTTTGA
- the hemE gene encoding uroporphyrinogen decarboxylase, with protein sequence MPAETPYPFLAACRRERVPFTPVWLMRQAGRYMKEYRAFREKYSFLEMCKTPELAARITLMPVDQFGVDAAIIFADILLPLEGMGIELRFSEGEGPVVDTPVRSEEDIERLRVFEPHEDVPFVLDAIGQVRKELEGRVPLIGFSAAPFTLASYLVEGGRSRSFVRTKTLMYQNPAAWHRLMETLTRVTTRYVRSQVEAGAQAIQVFDTWVGSLGPADYEAFVLPYLRQVFQGLGLDVPLIHFATNTSGILGLMREAGGDVIGLDWRIDLGKAWNEIGHNVGVQGNLDPAVLLAPPQKIREAVRSILAAAGNRPGHIFNLGHGVLPDTPVDHVRIMVDSVHEISQR encoded by the coding sequence ATGCCAGCAGAGACCCCCTACCCCTTTCTTGCCGCCTGCCGCCGGGAGAGAGTTCCTTTTACCCCGGTCTGGCTGATGCGTCAAGCGGGGCGATATATGAAGGAGTATCGGGCCTTCCGGGAGAAGTACTCTTTTCTCGAAATGTGCAAGACCCCGGAACTGGCCGCCCGGATCACCTTGATGCCTGTCGATCAGTTCGGAGTCGATGCGGCGATCATCTTTGCCGACATCCTGCTCCCCCTGGAGGGCATGGGAATCGAGCTCAGGTTTTCCGAGGGGGAGGGACCTGTGGTCGATACCCCGGTGCGGAGCGAGGAGGACATCGAGAGACTCCGGGTTTTCGAACCCCATGAAGACGTTCCCTTCGTACTGGATGCTATCGGCCAGGTTCGTAAGGAACTGGAGGGCCGGGTGCCGCTGATCGGGTTCTCAGCAGCCCCTTTCACCCTGGCGAGTTATCTGGTCGAGGGCGGCCGCTCACGGAGTTTCGTCCGCACCAAGACGCTCATGTACCAGAACCCCGCTGCCTGGCACAGGCTCATGGAGACGCTCACCCGTGTGACGACCCGGTATGTGAGGAGCCAAGTCGAGGCGGGAGCTCAGGCCATCCAGGTCTTTGACACCTGGGTGGGCTCCCTCGGCCCTGCAGACTACGAGGCATTCGTCCTCCCCTATTTGCGGCAGGTCTTTCAGGGGCTCGGCCTGGATGTCCCGTTGATTCACTTTGCCACCAACACATCGGGGATCCTGGGCCTCATGAGGGAGGCCGGAGGGGACGTGATCGGTTTGGATTGGCGGATCGATCTTGGAAAGGCGTGGAACGAGATCGGCCACAATGTGGGTGTCCAGGGGAACCTCGATCCTGCTGTGCTTCTTGCTCCTCCTCAGAAGATCAGAGAGGCGGTTCGGTCGATTCTGGCCGCCGCCGGGAACCGCCCTGGCCATATTTTCAATCTGGGCCACGGCGTCCTTCCCGATACCCCTGTTGATCACGTGAGAATCATGGTCGATTCGGTCCACGAGATAAGCCAGCGATGA
- the lgt gene encoding prolipoprotein diacylglyceryl transferase, with protein sequence MHPVLITIGPVQIRFYGLMYVLAIVVGYFLLKSEVRRKGMGLSPDDVMNLIFWVVLGGLLGARIYYVAFNWEYYWPDWKEIPAIWHGGLAIHGGILGGLVAGLFYTRRKGLSFLRTADAVAPCLILGQAFGRFGNFMNGDAHGVPTKMPWGIVFPPGSIAGDQFPHLPLHPTMLYEMAINLAIFFFLWQIRKRPAKDGFIICLYLIFYSVGRFVVSFYRADSLMVGGVRAAHLISVVIVAIATFFLFKERLWSE encoded by the coding sequence ATGCATCCTGTACTCATTACCATCGGTCCGGTGCAGATCAGATTCTATGGCCTCATGTACGTTCTGGCCATCGTGGTGGGCTACTTTCTGTTGAAGAGTGAAGTGAGGCGAAAGGGAATGGGCCTGTCACCGGACGACGTTATGAATCTGATTTTCTGGGTTGTTCTTGGCGGGCTTCTCGGCGCGAGGATCTACTATGTGGCCTTTAATTGGGAGTACTACTGGCCGGATTGGAAAGAGATTCCCGCTATCTGGCATGGAGGACTTGCGATTCACGGGGGGATTCTCGGCGGATTGGTGGCCGGGCTTTTCTACACGAGAAGGAAGGGTCTTTCTTTCCTCCGCACAGCCGATGCCGTGGCCCCGTGCCTGATTCTCGGACAGGCTTTTGGACGATTCGGCAACTTCATGAACGGCGATGCCCATGGAGTGCCGACCAAGATGCCTTGGGGGATAGTCTTTCCCCCCGGAAGCATCGCCGGCGATCAGTTTCCACACCTCCCTCTTCATCCCACCATGCTGTATGAAATGGCGATCAACCTGGCAATCTTCTTTTTCCTGTGGCAGATTCGAAAGCGGCCGGCCAAAGACGGATTCATCATCTGCCTCTATCTGATCTTCTACTCTGTGGGCAGATTTGTTGTGAGCTTCTACAGGGCCGACAGCCTGATGGTCGGGGGGGTTCGGGCCGCTCACCTGATAAGCGTCGTGATCGTGGCCATTGCGACCTTCTTTCTCTTCAAGGAGAGGCTCTGGAGCGAATGA